A region from the Dendropsophus ebraccatus isolate aDenEbr1 chromosome 1, aDenEbr1.pat, whole genome shotgun sequence genome encodes:
- the LOC138773156 gene encoding uncharacterized protein gives MEAFDNLLSILTPHLQRQDTYMRKSIPPVGRLLITLRFLATGESYVSLHLQFRVGTSTISGIVRCTCAVIWEHLQPIVMPSPTREIWLQSAAGFQSVANFPNCIGAVDGKHIRVKQPPRSGSQYFNYKKFFSVVLIAVVDSTYRFLAIDVGSYGSTGDSRALLRSEFGRRILLDHVTLPPPTPLPGTTHPAPFVMVGDQAFPLLNNLLRPYPRRGLDERGRLFNRRLSRARNFVECAFGIMTSQWRVFTTALQLKLATVDMVIKAACVLHNYLRDYAPTPEVNVETLPAFSAPINYGQGRQLNRGIVVRNLFADYFMTPEGAVPVPLSQPPL, from the exons atggaggcctttgataatttactttccattttgaccccacatctccagagacaggacacctacatgcggaaatccatccctcctgtgggacgtctgctcataacgttaag attcttggcgacaggggagagttatgtatcgttgcacctccaattcagggttggtacgtccaccatctctggaattgtgaggtgcacgtgcgccgtgatctgggagcatttgcagcccatcgtgatgcccagtccgacccgggagatttggttgcagtcagcagcaggctttcagtctgtggccaatttccccaactgtataggggcggttgatggtaagcacatacgtgtgaagcaaccaccgcgatcaggatcacagtatttcaattataagaaatttttttctgtggtcctgatcgcggttgttgattccacgtatcgtttccttgccatcgacgtcggctcctatggcagtactggggactcccgggcgctactgagatcagagtttgggcggcgcatactcttagatcacgtgactctacctcctcccactcctcttccgggtaccacgcatcccgctccattcgtcatggtaggggatcaagccttccctttactcaacaacctgctgcgcccttacccacggagagggctggatgaacgggggagactatttaaccggaggctgagccgggcacgtaacttcgtggagtgcgccttcgggatcatgactagtcagtggagagtgtttaccactgccctgcagttgaaattggccacagttgacatggtcattaaagctgcctgtgttctccacaactaccttcgggactatgctcccaccccggaggtgaacgtggagacactgccagcttttagtgcccctatcaactatggccaagggagacaactcaaccgcgggatagtggtcaggaacctctttgctgactacttcatgactcctgaaggcgccgtgcccgtgcccctttcacagcctcccttatga